Genomic segment of Streptomyces alboniger:
TGCGAAGTTGCTGACCGTTCTGTCCCGACTTGCACGGAAAGAGGTGGGCGGAAGATGGCCGCCACCCGTAGGATCACCGCGAGCCTCACCGCCCTCGTGGCCTGCGCGACAGCGCTGGCCGGCTGCGCGGGAAGCGACACCGGCGCGGACGCCGGCACCAAGGAAGGCGCCCACGGCGCGAAGAAGGCGGCCGGAGCCGCGGCGCCCAAGAGCCCGGTGCGCCTGATCGGGGACGGCTCCACCGCGTACACCGGAAAACAGCCGAACCTGCCGAGACCGGCCCGGCTGAAGCCCGGCCAGAAGCCACCGCAGTTCGTGGTCTTCTCCTGGGACGGCGCGGGCGAGGACGGCCAGAAGCTGTTCTCCCACTTCCGCAAGGTGGCCAAGCGGAACAACGCCACGATGACGTACTTCCTCAGCGGCGTGTACATGCTCCCCGAGGACAAGCGCGCTCTCTACGACCCGCCGCAGCACATGGCCGGCAGCTCCGACATCGGCTTCAACGACCGCAAGGGCATCAAGAACACCGTGGAGCAGCTCCGCGGCGCCTGGCTCGAGGGAAATGAGATCGGCACCCACTTCAACGGTCACTTCTGCGGTGCCGGCCGCGGGGTCGGCGAGTGGTCGGTCAAGGACTGGAAGAGCGAGATCAAGCAGGCCAAGTCCTTCGTGAAGGCCTGGAAGACGAACACGGGGATGAAGAAGGCGCAGCCCCTGCCCTTCGACTACGACAAGGAACTGATCGGCGCCCGCACGCCCTGCCTGGAGGGGCAGAAGAACTTCATGCGGGCGGCCCGGGAGCTGGGCTTCCGCTACGACACCAGCGGGGTCAACAACCAGCTGTGGCCCAAGAAGAAGCACGGCCTCTGGGACCTGTCGATGCAGCTCGTCCCGGTGCCCGGCCGTGGCTTCGAGACGCTCACCATGGACTACAACTTCATGGTCAATCAGTCCGGTTCGACGTCCAACGGCGACCCGTCCAAGCACGAGTACTGGGGCGACCAGATGCGCGACGGGCTGCTCCGGGGCTTCGCCCGCGCCTACAAGGGCAACCGCGCGCCGCTGATCATCGGCAACCACTTCGAGTCGTGGAACGGCGGCACGTACATGCGGGCCATCGAGGAGACCATCGACTCGGTCTGCACCAAGCGCGGGGTGCGCTGCGTCTCCTTCCGGCAGCTCGCCGACTGGCTCGACGCGCAGGACCCGAAGGTGCTGGCGAAGCTGACCAAGCTGCCCGTCGGCAAGGCGCCGAAGGAGGGCTGGGCGTCGTTCCTCTCCGCCCAGCCCGCACCGGCCCCCAAGGGCGTCCCGGGAGCTCCGGCGGTCAAGCCGTAACCCCCGCGGACCCGTTCAGGCAGGGGTGACCGTCTGCTCGCGCAGAACGAAGTCGGGGTCGACCTGGGCGGCCAGGTCGGCACCCGTCCGTTCGTTGCCCCAGCTCTGCGCGTTCTTCAGGTGGAAGTGGACCATCTGGCGGGTGTAGCGCTCCCAGTCCCGTCGCTCGTACGAGGCATCGACGGTGTCCTGAAGTACGCGCAGGGAGCGGCGGTTCTCCTCTTCCAGGTGCTCGAAGCGGGGCGGGTGGCCCTTCTCCATGGCGCGCACCCAGTCCGAGTGCCCGACGGTCACCAGGAGGTCGTCGCCGACCTGTTCGCGCAGGAAGTCGACGTCGTCCTGGCCCTGCACCTTGTTGCCGACGACCTTGAGGTCGACGCCGAAGTCGCGGGCGTACTCCTTGTACTGGCGATAGACGGAGACCCCCTTCCTCGTCGGCTCGGCCACCAGGAACGTCATGTCGAAGCGCGTGAACATCCCGGAGGCGAAGGAGTCCGAGCCGGCGGTCATGTCCACGACCGCGTACTCATCGCGGCCGTCGACGAGGTGGTTCAGGCACAGCTCCACCGCTCCGGTCTTGGAGTGGTAGCAGGCCACACCGAGGTCGGCTTCGGTGAACGGCCCGGTGACCATCAAACGCACGGTGGCGCCGTCGAGTTCCAGGGGCCGGGCGCACGCGTCGTACACGGGGTTGTCCTCGCGGACCCGCAGCAGCCGCGAGCCCTCGCCCGGGGGTGTCGTCTTGATCATGGTGTCGGCGGAGGCGATCCGCGGATTGGTGCCGCGCAGATAGTCCTTGATCAGGGACAGGTGGGCGCCGAGGGCGGGCAGCCGGGTGGCGTCCGCCTCGTCGAGGCCCAGCGCGGGGCCCAGGTGCTGGTTGATGTCGGCGTCCACCGCGATGACAGGGGCGCCGGTGGCGGCGAGGTGGCGGATGAAGAGCGAGGACAGCGTGGTCTTGCCGCTGCCGCCCTTCCCCACGAAAGCGATTTTCATAACCACATAGCGTAGTGGGTTCCTTACGTGCGGTACTCGTTCCGCGTGAAGAAGACCACTCCTTCGTGGAGTGGGCGCGCGGAGTACGTAGGGTCGTACTCATGAGTACGACATCCGATCCGCTCGTGGCCCTGGGGGCGCTCCCCGGCGTTGCCGACTCCGTGGACTCCGTGCGCAAGGCGGTGGACCGGGTCTACGGGCACCGGATCATGCGGCGCCGAAGCAACGAGATCACCTCCGAGGCGGCGCTGCGCGGCGCCCGTGGCTCCGCCGCGCTCTCCGGGGCCGAGTGGGCCCTCGA
This window contains:
- a CDS encoding ATP-binding protein: MKIAFVGKGGSGKTTLSSLFIRHLAATGAPVIAVDADINQHLGPALGLDEADATRLPALGAHLSLIKDYLRGTNPRIASADTMIKTTPPGEGSRLLRVREDNPVYDACARPLELDGATVRLMVTGPFTEADLGVACYHSKTGAVELCLNHLVDGRDEYAVVDMTAGSDSFASGMFTRFDMTFLVAEPTRKGVSVYRQYKEYARDFGVDLKVVGNKVQGQDDVDFLREQVGDDLLVTVGHSDWVRAMEKGHPPRFEHLEEENRRSLRVLQDTVDASYERRDWERYTRQMVHFHLKNAQSWGNERTGADLAAQVDPDFVLREQTVTPA